The following are encoded in a window of Rosa chinensis cultivar Old Blush chromosome 4, RchiOBHm-V2, whole genome shotgun sequence genomic DNA:
- the LOC112197898 gene encoding protein PHYLLO, chloroplastic isoform X2 has translation MLLLTNSLSFLHSNTRSLPHTKPSAPPPFPFLHPNSRHLRLPPNSKVVRGVRFDGPAIDISQVTHTDDGDLIIETCLTRNLTPALSIEQGLESIKEAVEELKLHPPSTCSGILRFQVAVPPSAKALNWFCCQPESSAVYPLFFVSKETENPSYKSLYVNETRGVFGIGAAIYFTPSSNSSSSIKRILSNESAFVIAYGFMDINYDQESSYMKHEPGSYYFFIPQIELHEHEGASVLAATIGWSESSLCTFEEAVLSYELCFNQVTCQVCSTTKKSHTTNIRSTLRKLNLLEDGMVSMVHMNMLLAGGKNILSDIMALVSPLPFLLLQKEAPSSSQFCVRLSPTMAVANKMLDHASKMCFSVQDCGNINTVWASLIVEECSRLGLTYFCVAPGSRSSPLAVAASTHPLITCIVCYDERSLAFHAVGYARGSGKPAVIITSSGTAVSNLLPAVVEASQDFVPLILLTADRPAELQDAGANQAINQVNHFGSFARFFFSLPAPTDHISARMVLTTLDNAVHWATSSPCGPVHINCPFREPLEDSPRKWMLSCLNGLNHWMSNSEPFTKYIQVQHAHTSNDGCGGMSEILNVIKGTNKGLLLIGAIHSEDEMWAVLLLAKHLHWPVIADILSGLRLRKLLTSFPEVDNDLLFVDHLDHALLSDSVSKWINIDVIIQIGSRITSKRIAKMLEESFPCSYIMVDKHPFRHDPSHIVTHRVHSNIFEFADYILKAEFPHLSKEWSTYLQMINAMVERELSFQISARHSLTEPQVAYLISEALSAESALFIGNSMAIRDADMYGRGWSEYTRSIVAMNYKLPCQMIRVAGNRGASGIDGLLSTAVGFAVGCNKRVLCVIGDVSFLHDTNGLAIVNQRTFRKPMTIVVINNHGGAIFSLLPLADRVRPRILNQYFYTSHNISIRELCVAHGVMHLHATTKLDFEEALFTSQHGGMDCVIEVESCIDTNASFHSTLKTFACQAADQVIKPSSQDSILDGTLLCRVHRMEYSLFRMPLCAPHTMVSVDGGTTSFHREGFILTLYFEDGSFGLGEVSPLDIYKENLLDVEEQLRFLIHMMKGSHISCFLPLLKGSFSSWIWSNLGILPCTLFPSVRCGLEMAILNAIANRKGSNLLGILHPQIVGDIFKSSSTVQICALVDSSGTPTQVADAIATLVEEGFTAVKIKVARCGSPLQDAAVIQEVRKKVGYHIKIRADANRNWTYDEAIQFGSLVKDCDLQYIEEPVQIEEDIIKFCKESGLPVALDETIDNIGEHPLIKLSKYAHPGIVAVVIKPSVVGGFENAAIIAQWAQQHQKMAVVSAAFESSLGLSAYIQFSCYLNQMNSEICTMMNYPLASSIAHGLGTYRWLKEDLTTTPLKINRNPRSGFVEASVADSDRVLQQFQINGNIIHRRVTGEQVCIYQLPLDSKGLSCSIKIQEIGQGYDDNVFVFLHGFLGTGEDWIAIMKALSGCGRCVSIDLPGHGGTKIQSHGDKDAVQASGLCVEVVADLLCKVIEHITPGKVTLVGYSMGARIALCMALKLTKKVKGAIIISGSPGLNDGMARKIRRAEDDSRARFLVAYGLKHFLDTWYAGELWNSLREHPHFHQIAANRLHHGDVQSLAKVLSALSVGRQLPLWEDLKHCKTPLLLIVGEKDKKFKTIAQDMFLAIGSGNGKLTGDDGAPNDLCEIVEIPDCGHAAHLENPLPVIRALRQFVTKLN, from the exons ATGCTACTACTcacaaactctctctctttcctacACTCCAACACAAGGTCTCTCCCTCACACCAAACCCTCGGCGCCGCCGCCTTTCCCGTTCCTTCACCCAAACTCCCGCCATCTCCGCCTCCCTCCTAACTCCAAG GTCGTTCGAGGCGTTAGATTCGACGGCCCGGCCATCGATATCAGCCAAGTGACGCACACCGACGACGGCGATTTGATAATCGAGACTTGCCTCACGCGGAACTTGACTCCGGCGTTGTCTATTGAGCAAGGGCTTGAGAGTATCAAGGAGGCGGTTGAGGAGTTGAAGCTCCATCCTCCTTCAACTTGTAGTGGAATTCTCAGGTTTCAG GTAGCTGTGCCGCCGAGTGCGAAAGCCTTGAACTGGTTTTGCTGCCAACCGGAGTCGTCTGCGGTCTATCCACTGTTTTTTGTTTCCAAGGAAACTGAAAATCCGAGCTATAAATCATTGTATGTGAATGAAACTCGAGGAGTTTTCGGAATCGGTGCTGCAATTTACTTCACACcttcttctaattcttcttcttcgatcaAAAG AATTCTATCAAATGAATCAGCTTTTGTAATAGCTTATGGTTTTATGGATATTAATTACGACCAAGAGTCGTCTTATATGAAGCATGAGCCAGGTTCATATTACTTTTTTATTCCTCAG ATTGAGTTACATGAGCATGAGGGCGCTTCTGTATTAGCAGCAACTATTGGTTGGAGTGAGTCTTCCCTTTGTACATTTGAGGAAGCTGTTCTTTCTTATGAGTTATGTTTCAACCAG GTTACCTGTCAAGTTTGTTCCACAACAAAGAAATCCCACACCACAAATATAAGATCTACTCTTAGGAAGCTCAATCTTCTGGAGGATGGAATGGTTTCTATG GTACACATGAACATGCTGTTAGCAGGTGGAAAAAACATTTTGTCTGACATCATGGCACTGGTATCCCCCCTTCCTTTCCTG CTTTTGCAGAAAGAGGCTCCGTCTTCCTCCCAGTTTTGTGTGAGGCTATCACCTACCATGGCTGTTGCTAATAAAATG TTGGATCATGCCAGTAAAATGTGCTTCTCAGTGCAAGATTGTGGCAACATCAACACTGTTTGGGCATCACTTATAGTTGAAGAATGTTCTCGACTTGGTTTGACG TATTTTTGTGTAGCTCCAGGATCAAGATCATCCCCCCTTGCTGTTGCTGCATCCACTCATCCACTTATTACATGTATTGTATGTTATGATGAACGCTCACTTGCATTTCATGCTGTTGGGTATGCAAGAGGATCTGGCAAACCAGCAGTAATCATAACATCATCTGGCACTGCAGTTTCAAATCTTCTTCCTGCT GTGGTCGAGGCTAGTCAAGATTTTGTACCACTTATATTGCTCACAGCTGATCGTCCTGCAGAACTTCAGGATGCTGGAGCAAACCAAGCAATCAATCAG GTAAACCATTTTGGCTCTTTTGCACGGTTTTTCTTTAGCCTTCCTGCACCCACAGATCATATTTCAGCTCGCATGGTGCTTACAACACTCGACAATGCTGTACATTGGGCAACCTCTTCACCATGTGGGCCTGTTCATATTAACTGTCCTTTCAGGGAGCCACTAGAAGATAGCCCTAGAAAATGGATGTTGAGTTGTTTAAATGGATTAAACCATTGGATGTCTAATTCTGAACCATTTACCAAGTATATTCAAGTACAACATGCTCATACAAGCAATGATGGTTGTGGCGGAATGTCAGAAATTCTAAATGTAATTAAGGGAACTAACAAGGGTCTTCTACTTATCGGTGCAATCCATTCAGAAGATGAGATGTGGGCAGTTCTTCTCTTGGCTAAACACCTTCACTGGCCTGTTATAGCTGACATCTTGTCAGGATTACGATTGAGAAAGCTTTTGACTAGTTTCCCTGAAGTTGACAATGATTTATTGTTTGTTGATCATCTTGACCATGCCCTACTGTCAGATTCTGTCAGTAAATGGATTAACATTGATGTGATTATTCAG ATTGGGAGCAGGATTACAAGCAAGCGTATTGCTAAGATGCTAGAGGAATCCTTTCCCTGCTCATATATCATGGTTGACAAGCATCCATTTCGTCACGATCCTTCTCATATTGTAACTCATAGAGTCCACAGTAACATTTTTGAATTTGCTGATTATATCCTTAAAGCTGAATTTCCCCATCTCAGCAAGGAATGGAGCACTTATCTTCAAATGATAAATGCAATG GTTGAAAGGGAGTTGTCATTTCAAATTTCTGCTAGACACTCCTTGACAGAACCTCAAGTCGCATACCTAATTTCAGAAGCACTTTCAGCTGAATCTGCTCTTTTCATTGGGAACAGTATGGCAATACGTGATGCAGATATGTATGGGCGTGGTTGGTCAGAGTATACACGTAGTATTGTTGCCATGAATTATAAACTACCCTGTCAAATGATTCGGGTGGCTGGGAATAGAGGTGCAAGTGGTATTGATGGGTTACTCAGTACAGCTGTTGGCTTTGCTGTAGGATGCAATAAACGA GTACTTTGCGTGATTGGGGATGTTTCCTTCCTCCATGATACAAATGGCTTAGCAATTGTGAACCAGAG GACGTTCCGGAAACCAATGACAATAGTTGTGATTAACAATCATGGTGGTGCAATATTCAGTCTCCTTCCTCTTGCAGATAGAGTCAGACCAAGAATACTAAACCAATATTTCTACACTTCTCACAACATATCAATCCGTGAGCTTTGTGTAGCACATGG TGTGATGCATCTACATGCGACGACAAAGTTGGATTTTGAAGAAGCGTTATTCACATCTCAACATGGAGGGATGGATTGTGTCATTGAAGTTGAGAGCTGCATAGATACCAATGCCAGCTTTCACAG TACTTTAAAAACATTTGCATGCCAAGCAGCAGATCAAGTCATAAAGCCTTCTAGTCAAGACTCGATATTAGATGGCACTTTACTCTGCAGAGTCCATAGAATGGAGTACTCACTGTTTAG AATGCCACTGTGTGCTCCTCATACTATGGTTTCTGTTGATGGCGGTACCACCAGCTTCCACAGGGAAGGGTTTATTTTAACTTTGTATTTTGAAGATGGAAGCTTTGGGCTTGGCGAG GTTTCACCCCTAGACATCTACAAAGAAAACCTTCTAGATGTAGAAGAGCAACTGAGGTTTCTCATCCATATGATGAAAGGATCTCATATCAGTTGCTTCCTTCCTCTGCTAAAGGGCTCGTTTTCATCTTGGATATGGTCCAACCTTGGAATCCTG CCATGTACGCTCTTTCCTAGTGTGAGATGTGGTTTGGAAATGGCAATTCTCAATGCCATAGCAAATAGAAAAGGTTCCAATTTATTAGGAATACTCCATCCCCAGATAGTTGGAGATATATTTAAATCGTCGTCAACAGTTCAGATTTGTGCCCTTGTTGATTCCAGTGGGACACCCACACAAGTAGCTGATGCTATTGCTACACTTGTTGAAGAAGGATTTACTGCAGTAAAGATTAAG GTAGCTCGTTGTGGGAGTCCCTTACAGGATGCTGCAGTTATACAAGAAGTAAGAAAAAAAGTTGGATACCATATTAAAATTCGTGCAGATGCCAATCGGAACTGGACCTATGATGAAGCTATCCAGTTTGGTTCCTTGGTAAAGGATTGTGATCTGCAGTATATTGAG GAACCTGTTCAAATTGAAGAAGATATTATCAAGTTTTGCAAAGAAAGTGGGTTGCCTGTGGCACTGGATGAAACTATTGACAATATTGGAGAACATCCACTTATAAAGCTCTCAAAGTATGCCCATCCAGGAATAGTAGCTGTT GTCATCAAGCCAAGTGTTGTTGGTGGCTTTGAAAATGCAGCAATAATTGCCCAATGGGCCCAGCAGCACCAGAAAATGGCTGTTGTTAGTGCTGCATTTGAAAGCAGCCTAGGTTTGTCAGCATATATTCAGTTTTCCTGTTATCTCAACCAGATGAATTCAGAGATTTGTACAATGATGAACTATCCATTAGCCTCATCCATAGCCCATGGGTTAGGAACTTACCGCTGGCTAAAAGAAGATTTGACGACTACTCCTCTCAAGATAAATCGTAATCCACGTAGTGGGTTCGTAGAAGCATCTGTTGCTGATTCTGATCGAGTTCTGCAGCAATTTCAAATCAATGGAAACATAATTCATAGAAGGGTTACTGGAGAGCAAGTTTGTATATACCAGTTGCCTTTAGATTCAAAGGGTTTATCTTGCTCCATCAAAATTCAGGAGATTGGACAAGGATATGAT GATAATGTATTTGTATTTCTTCATGGGTTTCTTGGAACTGGTGAAGATTGGATTGCTATCATGAAGGCCTTATCAGGATGTGGAAGATGCGTTTCTATTGACCTTCCTGGTCATGGTGGAACCAAGATACAAAGTCATGGTGATAAGGATGCTGTACAGGCTTCAGGTTTGTGTGTTGAGGTAGTTGCCGATCTTTTATGTAAAGTGATTGAGCATATTACTCCTGGGAAGGTTACCCTTGTCGGATATTCTATGGGAGCCAGGATCGCCCTTTGCATGGCTCTGAAGCTTACTAAAAAA GTTAAGGGAGCTATTATCATATCTGGCAGCCCTGGATTAAACGATGGAATGGCAAGAAAAATTCGTAGAGCTGAAGATGACTCTAGAGCACGCTTCCTTGTTGCATATGGCTTAAAGCACTTTCTAGACACCTGGTATGCTGGAGAGCTTTGGAACAG CTTAAGGGAACACCCTCACTTTCATCAGATAGCCGCCAACCGCCTGCATCATGGAGATGTGCAGAGTCTTGCTAAAGTTCTGTCTGCTTTAAGTGTTGGGAGGCAGCT GCCATTGTGGGAAGACTTGAAGCACTGCAAAACGCCTCTTTTGCTCATTGTTGGAGAgaaagataaaaaattcaagacAATAGCTCAGGATATGTTCCTTGCGATTGGTAGTGGCAATGGCAAATTGACTGGAGATGATGGCGCACCCAACGACCTTTGTGAGATTGTTGAGATCCCAGATTGTGGACATGCTGCTCATCTGGAAAACCCTCTCCCTGTAATCAGGGCATTAAGGCAATTTGTGACGAAACTGAACTGA
- the LOC112197898 gene encoding protein PHYLLO, chloroplastic isoform X7 encodes MLLLTNSLSFLHSNTRSLPHTKPSAPPPFPFLHPNSRHLRLPPNSKVVRGVRFDGPAIDISQVTHTDDGDLIIETCLTRNLTPALSIEQGLESIKEAVEELKLHPPSTCSGILRFQVAVPPSAKALNWFCCQPESSAVYPLFFVSKETENPSYKSLYVNETRGVFGIGAAIYFTPSSNSSSSIKRILSNESAFVIAYGFMDINYDQESSYMKHEPGSYYFFIPQIELHEHEGASVLAATIGWSESSLCTFEEAVLSYELCFNQVTCQVCSTTKKSHTTNIRSTLRKLNLLEDGMVSMVHMNMLLAGGKNILSDIMALVSPLPFLLLQKEAPSSSQFCVRLSPTMAVANKMLDHASKMCFSVQDCGNINTVWASLIVEECSRLGLTYFCVAPGSRSSPLAVAASTHPLITCIVCYDERSLAFHAVGYARGSGKPAVIITSSGTAVSNLLPAVVEASQDFVPLILLTADRPAELQDAGANQAINQVNHFGSFARFFFSLPAPTDHISARMVLTTLDNAVHWATSSPCGPVHINCPFREPLEDSPRKWMLSCLNGLNHWMSNSEPFTKYIQVQHAHTSNDGCGGMSEILNVIKGTNKGLLLIGAIHSEDEMWAVLLLAKHLHWPVIADILSGLRLRKLLTSFPEVDNDLLFVDHLDHALLSDSVSKWINIDVIIQIGSRITSKRIAKMLEESFPCSYIMVDKHPFRHDPSHIVTHRVHSNIFEFADYILKAEFPHLSKEWSTYLQMINAMVERELSFQISARHSLTEPQVAYLISEALSAESALFIGNSMAIRDADMYGRGWSEYTRSIVAMNYKLPCQMIRVAGNRGASGIDGLLSTAVGFAVGCNKRVLCVIGDVSFLHDTNGLAIVNQSVMHLHATTKLDFEEALFTSQHGGMDCVIEVESCIDTNASFHSTLKTFACQAADQVIKPSSQDSILDGTLLCRVHRMEYSLFRMPLCAPHTMVSVDGGTTSFHREGFILTLYFEDGSFGLGEVSPLDIYKENLLDVEEQLRFLIHMMKGSHISCFLPLLKGSFSSWIWSNLGILPCTLFPSVRCGLEMAILNAIANRKGSNLLGILHPQIVGDIFKSSSTVQICALVDSSGTPTQVADAIATLVEEGFTAVKIKVARCGSPLQDAAVIQEVRKKVGYHIKIRADANRNWTYDEAIQFGSLVKDCDLQYIEEPVQIEEDIIKFCKESGLPVALDETIDNIGEHPLIKLSKYAHPGIVAVVIKPSVVGGFENAAIIAQWAQQHQKMAVVSAAFESSLGLSAYIQFSCYLNQMNSEICTMMNYPLASSIAHGLGTYRWLKEDLTTTPLKINRNPRSGFVEASVADSDRVLQQFQINGNIIHRRVTGEQVCIYQLPLDSKGLSCSIKIQEIGQGYDDNVFVFLHGFLGTGEDWIAIMKALSGCGRCVSIDLPGHGGTKIQSHGDKDAVQASGLCVEVVADLLCKVIEHITPGKVTLVGYSMGARIALCMALKLTKKVKGAIIISGSPGLNDGMARKIRRAEDDSRARFLVAYGLKHFLDTWYAGELWNSSLREHPHFHQIAANRLHHGDVQSLAKVLSALSVGRQLPLWEDLKHCKTPLLLIVGEKDKKFKTIAQDMFLAIGSGNGKLTGDDGAPNDLCEIVEIPDCGHAAHLENPLPVIRALRQFVTKLN; translated from the exons ATGCTACTACTcacaaactctctctctttcctacACTCCAACACAAGGTCTCTCCCTCACACCAAACCCTCGGCGCCGCCGCCTTTCCCGTTCCTTCACCCAAACTCCCGCCATCTCCGCCTCCCTCCTAACTCCAAG GTCGTTCGAGGCGTTAGATTCGACGGCCCGGCCATCGATATCAGCCAAGTGACGCACACCGACGACGGCGATTTGATAATCGAGACTTGCCTCACGCGGAACTTGACTCCGGCGTTGTCTATTGAGCAAGGGCTTGAGAGTATCAAGGAGGCGGTTGAGGAGTTGAAGCTCCATCCTCCTTCAACTTGTAGTGGAATTCTCAGGTTTCAG GTAGCTGTGCCGCCGAGTGCGAAAGCCTTGAACTGGTTTTGCTGCCAACCGGAGTCGTCTGCGGTCTATCCACTGTTTTTTGTTTCCAAGGAAACTGAAAATCCGAGCTATAAATCATTGTATGTGAATGAAACTCGAGGAGTTTTCGGAATCGGTGCTGCAATTTACTTCACACcttcttctaattcttcttcttcgatcaAAAG AATTCTATCAAATGAATCAGCTTTTGTAATAGCTTATGGTTTTATGGATATTAATTACGACCAAGAGTCGTCTTATATGAAGCATGAGCCAGGTTCATATTACTTTTTTATTCCTCAG ATTGAGTTACATGAGCATGAGGGCGCTTCTGTATTAGCAGCAACTATTGGTTGGAGTGAGTCTTCCCTTTGTACATTTGAGGAAGCTGTTCTTTCTTATGAGTTATGTTTCAACCAG GTTACCTGTCAAGTTTGTTCCACAACAAAGAAATCCCACACCACAAATATAAGATCTACTCTTAGGAAGCTCAATCTTCTGGAGGATGGAATGGTTTCTATG GTACACATGAACATGCTGTTAGCAGGTGGAAAAAACATTTTGTCTGACATCATGGCACTGGTATCCCCCCTTCCTTTCCTG CTTTTGCAGAAAGAGGCTCCGTCTTCCTCCCAGTTTTGTGTGAGGCTATCACCTACCATGGCTGTTGCTAATAAAATG TTGGATCATGCCAGTAAAATGTGCTTCTCAGTGCAAGATTGTGGCAACATCAACACTGTTTGGGCATCACTTATAGTTGAAGAATGTTCTCGACTTGGTTTGACG TATTTTTGTGTAGCTCCAGGATCAAGATCATCCCCCCTTGCTGTTGCTGCATCCACTCATCCACTTATTACATGTATTGTATGTTATGATGAACGCTCACTTGCATTTCATGCTGTTGGGTATGCAAGAGGATCTGGCAAACCAGCAGTAATCATAACATCATCTGGCACTGCAGTTTCAAATCTTCTTCCTGCT GTGGTCGAGGCTAGTCAAGATTTTGTACCACTTATATTGCTCACAGCTGATCGTCCTGCAGAACTTCAGGATGCTGGAGCAAACCAAGCAATCAATCAG GTAAACCATTTTGGCTCTTTTGCACGGTTTTTCTTTAGCCTTCCTGCACCCACAGATCATATTTCAGCTCGCATGGTGCTTACAACACTCGACAATGCTGTACATTGGGCAACCTCTTCACCATGTGGGCCTGTTCATATTAACTGTCCTTTCAGGGAGCCACTAGAAGATAGCCCTAGAAAATGGATGTTGAGTTGTTTAAATGGATTAAACCATTGGATGTCTAATTCTGAACCATTTACCAAGTATATTCAAGTACAACATGCTCATACAAGCAATGATGGTTGTGGCGGAATGTCAGAAATTCTAAATGTAATTAAGGGAACTAACAAGGGTCTTCTACTTATCGGTGCAATCCATTCAGAAGATGAGATGTGGGCAGTTCTTCTCTTGGCTAAACACCTTCACTGGCCTGTTATAGCTGACATCTTGTCAGGATTACGATTGAGAAAGCTTTTGACTAGTTTCCCTGAAGTTGACAATGATTTATTGTTTGTTGATCATCTTGACCATGCCCTACTGTCAGATTCTGTCAGTAAATGGATTAACATTGATGTGATTATTCAG ATTGGGAGCAGGATTACAAGCAAGCGTATTGCTAAGATGCTAGAGGAATCCTTTCCCTGCTCATATATCATGGTTGACAAGCATCCATTTCGTCACGATCCTTCTCATATTGTAACTCATAGAGTCCACAGTAACATTTTTGAATTTGCTGATTATATCCTTAAAGCTGAATTTCCCCATCTCAGCAAGGAATGGAGCACTTATCTTCAAATGATAAATGCAATG GTTGAAAGGGAGTTGTCATTTCAAATTTCTGCTAGACACTCCTTGACAGAACCTCAAGTCGCATACCTAATTTCAGAAGCACTTTCAGCTGAATCTGCTCTTTTCATTGGGAACAGTATGGCAATACGTGATGCAGATATGTATGGGCGTGGTTGGTCAGAGTATACACGTAGTATTGTTGCCATGAATTATAAACTACCCTGTCAAATGATTCGGGTGGCTGGGAATAGAGGTGCAAGTGGTATTGATGGGTTACTCAGTACAGCTGTTGGCTTTGCTGTAGGATGCAATAAACGA GTACTTTGCGTGATTGGGGATGTTTCCTTCCTCCATGATACAAATGGCTTAGCAATTGTGAACCAGAG TGTGATGCATCTACATGCGACGACAAAGTTGGATTTTGAAGAAGCGTTATTCACATCTCAACATGGAGGGATGGATTGTGTCATTGAAGTTGAGAGCTGCATAGATACCAATGCCAGCTTTCACAG TACTTTAAAAACATTTGCATGCCAAGCAGCAGATCAAGTCATAAAGCCTTCTAGTCAAGACTCGATATTAGATGGCACTTTACTCTGCAGAGTCCATAGAATGGAGTACTCACTGTTTAG AATGCCACTGTGTGCTCCTCATACTATGGTTTCTGTTGATGGCGGTACCACCAGCTTCCACAGGGAAGGGTTTATTTTAACTTTGTATTTTGAAGATGGAAGCTTTGGGCTTGGCGAG GTTTCACCCCTAGACATCTACAAAGAAAACCTTCTAGATGTAGAAGAGCAACTGAGGTTTCTCATCCATATGATGAAAGGATCTCATATCAGTTGCTTCCTTCCTCTGCTAAAGGGCTCGTTTTCATCTTGGATATGGTCCAACCTTGGAATCCTG CCATGTACGCTCTTTCCTAGTGTGAGATGTGGTTTGGAAATGGCAATTCTCAATGCCATAGCAAATAGAAAAGGTTCCAATTTATTAGGAATACTCCATCCCCAGATAGTTGGAGATATATTTAAATCGTCGTCAACAGTTCAGATTTGTGCCCTTGTTGATTCCAGTGGGACACCCACACAAGTAGCTGATGCTATTGCTACACTTGTTGAAGAAGGATTTACTGCAGTAAAGATTAAG GTAGCTCGTTGTGGGAGTCCCTTACAGGATGCTGCAGTTATACAAGAAGTAAGAAAAAAAGTTGGATACCATATTAAAATTCGTGCAGATGCCAATCGGAACTGGACCTATGATGAAGCTATCCAGTTTGGTTCCTTGGTAAAGGATTGTGATCTGCAGTATATTGAG GAACCTGTTCAAATTGAAGAAGATATTATCAAGTTTTGCAAAGAAAGTGGGTTGCCTGTGGCACTGGATGAAACTATTGACAATATTGGAGAACATCCACTTATAAAGCTCTCAAAGTATGCCCATCCAGGAATAGTAGCTGTT GTCATCAAGCCAAGTGTTGTTGGTGGCTTTGAAAATGCAGCAATAATTGCCCAATGGGCCCAGCAGCACCAGAAAATGGCTGTTGTTAGTGCTGCATTTGAAAGCAGCCTAGGTTTGTCAGCATATATTCAGTTTTCCTGTTATCTCAACCAGATGAATTCAGAGATTTGTACAATGATGAACTATCCATTAGCCTCATCCATAGCCCATGGGTTAGGAACTTACCGCTGGCTAAAAGAAGATTTGACGACTACTCCTCTCAAGATAAATCGTAATCCACGTAGTGGGTTCGTAGAAGCATCTGTTGCTGATTCTGATCGAGTTCTGCAGCAATTTCAAATCAATGGAAACATAATTCATAGAAGGGTTACTGGAGAGCAAGTTTGTATATACCAGTTGCCTTTAGATTCAAAGGGTTTATCTTGCTCCATCAAAATTCAGGAGATTGGACAAGGATATGAT GATAATGTATTTGTATTTCTTCATGGGTTTCTTGGAACTGGTGAAGATTGGATTGCTATCATGAAGGCCTTATCAGGATGTGGAAGATGCGTTTCTATTGACCTTCCTGGTCATGGTGGAACCAAGATACAAAGTCATGGTGATAAGGATGCTGTACAGGCTTCAGGTTTGTGTGTTGAGGTAGTTGCCGATCTTTTATGTAAAGTGATTGAGCATATTACTCCTGGGAAGGTTACCCTTGTCGGATATTCTATGGGAGCCAGGATCGCCCTTTGCATGGCTCTGAAGCTTACTAAAAAA GTTAAGGGAGCTATTATCATATCTGGCAGCCCTGGATTAAACGATGGAATGGCAAGAAAAATTCGTAGAGCTGAAGATGACTCTAGAGCACGCTTCCTTGTTGCATATGGCTTAAAGCACTTTCTAGACACCTGGTATGCTGGAGAGCTTTGGAACAG CAGCTTAAGGGAACACCCTCACTTTCATCAGATAGCCGCCAACCGCCTGCATCATGGAGATGTGCAGAGTCTTGCTAAAGTTCTGTCTGCTTTAAGTGTTGGGAGGCAGCT GCCATTGTGGGAAGACTTGAAGCACTGCAAAACGCCTCTTTTGCTCATTGTTGGAGAgaaagataaaaaattcaagacAATAGCTCAGGATATGTTCCTTGCGATTGGTAGTGGCAATGGCAAATTGACTGGAGATGATGGCGCACCCAACGACCTTTGTGAGATTGTTGAGATCCCAGATTGTGGACATGCTGCTCATCTGGAAAACCCTCTCCCTGTAATCAGGGCATTAAGGCAATTTGTGACGAAACTGAACTGA